The nucleotide sequence CTACTTTATCGTAGTTGATCTCAGGGAACACGATCTGCTCTTTCAAGCCCATGTTGTAGTTACCACGACCATCGAAGCCTTTGTTAGGCAAGCCACGGAAGTCACGTACGCGAGGTAGTGCCAACGTGTTCAAACGATCCATGAAAGACCACATTTTCTCTCTTCTCAAAGTCACGCGAACACCCAGTGGGATGCCTGCACGCAATTTGAAGTTGGAAATTGCTTTCTTTGCTTTAGTGATAACAGCTTTTTGTCCAGTGATCGCTGTGATTTCATCAACCACAGTGTTCAAGATTTTTGGATTCTGAACAGCTTCGCTCAAGCACACGCTAAGAGTGATTTTCTCCAAGCGAGGAACTTGCATCACGTTTTTAACTCCCAGTTGGTTCTTTAGAGCGGGAGCGATCTCTTTATTATATCTTGTATGTAAGCGATTCATCTCATACCCCTTATAGAACTTCCGGAGCCAAAGACACGATCTTAACGAACGACTTTGCTCTCAATTCTCTGGCTACTGGGCCAAAGATACGTGTTCCGATTGGCTCTTTAGAAGCGTTGATCAAAACTGCAGAGTTGTCGTCGAAGCGGATGTAAGATCCGTCTGGACGACGAAGTTTTGCTACAGTTCTAACAACAACAGCTTTAGCTACGTCACCTTTTTTTACTTTTGCATTTGGCAAAGCTTCTTTGATGGAAACTACGATAACATCACCAATGGATGCTACACGACGTTTAGAACCACCAAGAACCTTAACGCACATAACTTCTTTTGCGCCGGAGTTATCTGCTACATTCAGTCTGGTTTGCATTTGAATCATAACAGTCTCCTATGCCTTAGCCGTTTCAACGACTTCAGCCAAAGCCCAACGTTTAGTTTTGCTTAGAGGACGAGTTTCACGGATCTTAACGATGTCACCAACTTTTGCCTGGTTCTTTTCGTCATGAGCCTTGAATACAGACGTCTTCTTAACGTACTTACCGTACTTAGCGTGCTTAACCATGCGGTAGATCAGAACAGAGATGGTTTTATCCATCTTGTCACTGATAACTTCACCTACGACTTCAATTTTACGGCCTCTAGAATTAGTTTCAGTCATTTCCTACCCCTATCTCGCCACTTTTTTTACGATCGCTGTATTGATTTTAGCGATGTCGCGGCGAAGACCACGGATTTGCACTGGGTTAGAAAGCTGCCCAATGGAATTCTTGATACGTGCCTGGAACAGCTCTTCGGAAAGAGCCGCTCTTTTCTTTTTCAATTCTGCTACAGAAAGATCTTTGATCTCTACGAACTTCATACAACTACTCCCTTACCAAGAAACGAGTTTTGAAAGGAAGTTTGTGTGCTGCACGTTCGAAAGCTTCTTTAGCTTGTTCACGTGTCACACCGTTCATTTCGAAAAGAACTTTTCCAGGAAGAACACGAGCAACCCATAGTTCCGGGTTACCTTTACCGCTACCCATACGAGTTTCAGCAGGCTTTTTAGTTACCGGAATGTTTGGGAACACACGGCACCAGATTTTACCACCACGCTTAACAGAACGGGAGATAGCGATACGACCAGCTTCCAACTGACGAGCAGTCAGACGACCTTCCTCGATTGCCTGAAGACCGTAGTCTCCGAAATCAAGGTTAGCGCCTCTTACTGCAAAACCAGTAGCGCGGCCTACAAATTGTTTACGCCATTTTACTCTTTTAGGACTTAACACGACCTGCCTCCTCAACTTCGCGAGCAGATAAGATATCGCCTTTATAGATCCAAACTTTCAGACCGATGATACCGTATGCTGTCAGGGATTCTGCTGTACCGTAGTCGATATCAGCACGCAATGTATGAAGAGGAACGCTCTTCTCATTGTACCACTCTGAACGCGCAATCTCTGCACCATCAAGACGCCCGGAAACACGGATCTTGATACCTCTCACGCCGCCTTTGATCGCAGCTGCAATAGATTTTTTAAGAGCTCTTCTCCAAGAGATACGTTTCTCAAGTTGTTGAGCAATGCTCTCAGCAACGAGCTGAGCATCGAGGTCTGGTTTGCGCACTTCTTGGATGCTCAAGAAAACTTCGTTGGGTGTAAGTTTTTGAACTTCCGCTTTAAGAGCGTCGATACCACTACCTTTTTTACCAATAACAACACCTGGGCGAGCTGTGGAGATGATGATTTTAATCTTCTTCGCAGCACGTTCCATTTCAATTTTCGCTACACCCGCGTTCTTAAGTTTATCCTTAAGGAACTTTCTCAAACGGATGTCTTCGTGGAGGTTTTCATAATATTGTTGACCCTTCGCATACCAGCGAGAATCCCAAGTTCTGATAACACCGACTCTTAGACCAATTGGATTAACCTTCTGACCCACGACTATTTCTCCTCGAGTACTACGTTAATGTGGCTGGTCTTCTTACGAACACCGAACGCGCGACCTTGCGCACGAGGACGGAATCTTTTAAGAACCGGACCTTGATCAACCCAGATAGCTTTAACATAAAGGCTGTCTACATCCATAACCTTTTTGTATTCAGCATTGGCAACAGCTGATTCGATCAACTTTTTTACCATACCTGCGGTTTTTTTGTTCAGGAAAGTAAGGGTTTTTACAGCCTCGTTCACGTCTTTACCGCGAACAAGGTCTACAACCAATCTTGCTTTCTGAGCGCCAACTCTTGCATATTTCAAGCTTGCTTTAACTTCCATAATAAACCTCTATTACTTCTTCGCAGCAGGAGCAGCGGCTTTCTTCTCAGCGTGACCGTGGAAAGTTCTGGTTGGAGCAAACTCGCCGAGTTTGTGACCAATCATGTTCTCTGTGATGTATACAGGAACGAACTTTCTTCCGTTATGAACTGCGAATGTCAGTCCAATTGTCTCTGGAAGAATTGTTGAGCGGCGAGACCAAGTTTTAATAACTTTTTTATCATTTTTCTCAAGTGCATTGTCGATTTTCTTCTGAACATGAGTATCGACGAATGGACCTTTTTTAATTGAGCGTGCCACCTTTTACTCCTACTTACGTCTCTTGATGATTGAAGAGTTGGTTCTCTTATTGTTTCTAGTTTTGAACCCCTTACAAGGTTGACCCCAAGGAGTTACCGGGTGATGCCCTTTACCAACGCCTTCACCACCACCGAGTGGGTGATCAACTGGATTCATGTGCATACCACGTACAGAAGGACGGATACCTCTCCAACGAGAGCGACCTGCTTTACCTAGATTGATGTTTTCATTGTCAGTGTTACCAACTTGACCGATAGAAGCACGGCAAACTGTCAATACTTGTTTCAACTCACCGGATGGCATACGTACTTGGCAGTACTTGTCGCCTTTACCAGCAAGAGTTGCGCTTGCACCAGCACCACGGCAGATTTGACCACCTTTGCCTGGACGCAATTCAACATTGTGAATCACAGTACCAACTGGGATCGCACCAAGAGTCATAGAGTTACCTGGTTTGATGTCGGCTTTATCAGAAGAAATAACAGTATCGCCAACATTCAAACCTACTGGAGCAAGGATATAAGCCTTAGCGCCATCGATGTAGGAGATCAGAGCAATACGGCAAGTTCTGTTCGGATCGTACTCGATCGCGATAACTTTTGCTGCAACTTCAAGCTTGTTACGCTTGAAATCAACCAAACGGTATTTTCTCTTATGACCGCCACCTTGGTGACGAATAGTGATTTGACCGTGATTGTTACGCGCAGCTTGTTTCTTAAGAGGAGCTAGCAAAGACTTCTCTGGAGTAGTCTTAGTGATTTCTTTGAAATCGAAACCAGTCATTCCTCTGCGACCATGAGAGCGTGGGGCAAATGTTTTAATACCCATCTTTATACTCCCTCAAAAAGAGCGATCTTCTCACCTTCAGCAAGCTTAACGTAAGCTTTCTTCCAGTAAGCGACCTTGGTTAGACCGAATTTAGTTTGCTTAGAGTGACCGCGGCAGACGCTAGTTCTAACGCTATCAACTTTAACTTTAAAGTTTTTCTCAACAGCGGCTTTTACTTCTGTTTTAGAGGATTTCATATCCACTTCGAACACGTAAACACCAGCAGCGTTGTGATAAGTATTTTTCTCAGTAATGAGAGGGGCTTTAATTACTTGTTTCATTACGCCTTCTCCAATGAACAACGATCTACGATTTTAGCCACAGAATCTTTAGTGATAACAGCAGCGTCGTACTTCAATAGATCAAACACGTTCAAACCTTCAACTGGGAAGTATTTGAATGTTGGAAGATTCTTGGAAGCACGGTTGAATTTGTCATCAACTACAGAGTCAACCAATACAGCCTTCTTCAAACCGAAAGCAGCCAAACGTTTGTTAAGCTCAGCAGTTTTACCTTCAGAAGCCATGCTGTCCACGATGAACAGTTTGCCTTCTTTTTGAAGGTGAGAAAGTGCCATGCTCAGACCCAAACGACGAACTTTTTTAGGCAGAACGAAAGCGTAGCTGCGAGGCTGAGGACCGAAAGCGGTACCACCACCTGGCATCAAGATAGAACGGCTGGAACCTTGACGAGCTCCACCAGTACCTTTTTGTTTAAACGGCTTTTTACCACCACCAGACACAAGACCTTTGGTCTTAGTCATGTGAGTGCCTTGACGACGAGCCGCCAATTGCCATTGAACTACTGTGTGAAGAACTTCCTTTTTAACAGGAGTTTCGAACACGTCAGCAGCAAGCTCAACGGAGCCAACTTTTTCTTTTTTCCAGTTCAATACATTTACTGTTGCCATACTATTCTCTCACCAACTTAACCAAAGTGTTTCTAGCACCTGGAACTGGCCCTTTTACCATCAGAACGTTTTCTTCAGCGATAATCTGAACAACTTCGACGTTCTTAACAGTGACAGTTTCAGCACCCAAATGACCTGGGAATTTCTTACCCGGCATTACGCGACCTGGCCATGTTCTGTTACCAGAAGAACCCGGACGACGGTGGAATTTAGAACCGTGGGATGCAGGACCACCTGCGAAGCCCCAACGCTTCACGGAACCAGCGAAACCTTTACCTTTAGACTTGGAAGTGATTTTTACGAAATCACCTTTAACCAAGCTGTCGATAGAGATTTGCGCGCCAACAACAGTACCTTCCGGTGGAGCTTGACGAAGTTCTTTTACGAACTGAGCGCCATTCTCGAAGCCAGCTTTTTCAAGGTGACCTTTTTCTGCTTTGTTGGAGTTTTTAGCTTTTTTAGGGTGGCAAGCTACCTGGATAGCTTCGTAACCATCAGCTTCGTTAGTCTTGATTTGAGAAACAAACCAAGGCTCATAACGAAGAACAGTAACAGGAACAGCTTCGCCGTTCTCGTTATAGATAGTAGCCATACCTTCTTTGAAGGCGAACAGGCCGTTCAATTTCAGACCTGCAGTATTTTGAGTTTCTGTAGTTTCGCTCACGTCTTACCTCTAAACCGCAGAAAGTTTGATTTCAACATCTACACCAGCAGAAAGATCCAACTTCATAAGTTGATCTACTGTCTGTTGAGTTGGTTCTAAAATATCGAGCATACGCTTGTGAGTTCTCACTTCGAATTGTTCACGAGATTTTTTATCTACGTGCGGAGAACGCAATACAGTGTAGCGGTTGATGCGAGTAGGCAAGGGAATTGGACCCGCAACTTTAGCGCCTGTACGACGAGCAGTCTCAACGATTTCTTTCGTCGACTGGTCAAGCAATTTATGATCGAATGCCTTCAATCTGATTCTAATCTTCTGACTTTGCATATGGACACTCTTCTCTTTTATAAAGTATCGTAATTACTAGCAAATTTGTTAACGTTCAACGTCCTGATCCCATCGAAAACTTGCCCCGAATTAGCCCTTGCGGCCTGAATCGCCTTCAACGCGGGGGGTTTTTTGTAGATATAGACGCTATGAGTGCGCGAGTATGCGCACTTTGAAATCTAATGTCAAAGGGAAATATTATTTTTTTTAATATCTTCCCATTTTATGGAGAATGTCCGTTTTTACCTTCGCAGGCACAATGGCATATTCCAAAAATTCCATACTGAAGCTTGCTCGTCCTTGGCTCAAACTGCGGACATCCGTCGCATAACCAAACAGACTCGCCAGAGGGGCTTCGGCCGAAATAACCTGACCACCACCCTGCTTCACATTCATCGCCAGGATTTTCCCACGGCGGGCATTCAAATCGCCCACGATGTTCCCGACGAAGTCATCCGGACAAGTGACCTCTAGTTTGAAGATAGGCTCCAAAAGCTCTACAGAGGCCGCCTTAACCGCATCCCGGAATGCCAGGGAAACAGCCGCCTTAAAGGCCATTTCGCTGGAGGAATCGGGACGAACTTCAACTGAATTTAAGGTCCCCTTAATACCCAGCATCGAACAACTTGCCAAAGGACCGACTTCGGAAGCTTCACGGAAGCCCGATTCAGCAGCCTTCAACATAGGGGCTGTAAATTCTTTAGACACAGCCACTTTACTGATGAACTGGATACCATCCGCCTGAGAAATAGGCTCGATGGAAAGGGAGACTTTGGCAAAGTGAGTTTCACCGGCAATCTCACGCTCGTAAACGTGCTCTGCCTTGGCTGCAGCCGTGATGGTTTCACGATAGGAAACCTGCGGCTTACCCACATTGGCCTGGATCTTATGCTCACGAAGCAGGCGATCCACAAGAATTTCCAAATGCAATTCACCCATACCAGAAAGCAGGATTTGCCCTGTTTCAGGATCCGTGCGCAGACGGCAGGATGGATCTTCTTTTTCAAGTTTAGCCAGGCCGGCCAGCATTTTTTCCTGGTCCGCAGAGGACTTCGCCTCTACCGCCACGGAAATAACCGGCTCTGGGAATGTGATCGCCTCAAGAACCACAGCATGAGAGCTTTCACACAGAGTGTCCCCAGTACCTGTGAACTTAAGACCGATAACCGCACCGATATCACCAGCCTTCAGGCTGTTGATTTCTTCACGGGAATTCGCATGCATTTTCACCAGCTTCTGGATGCGCTCTTTTTTCTGAGTGCGCGGATTCAAAAGCTGCTCCCCGACCTTCACTTCACCGGAATAAACACGGATATAAGTCAAAGTGCCGGCAAACGGATCGTTGGCGATTTTGAAAGCCAAAGCAGCCGCGTGAGCATCGAATTCAGTTTTACAGATGATTTCTTTATCAGGACGCTCAGGATCGTGGCCCACGATTGCAGGCACTTCCAGAGGCGACGGAAGGTAGTCAATGACCCCATCCAACAAAGGCTGAACACCTTTGTTTTTGAAAGCGGCTCCACAGAATACCGGGAAGGCTTTCAATTCAAGAGTCCCTTTGCGCAAAGCACGTTTAAGCTCTGGCACAGTGACTTCTTCTCCATTGAGATATTTCTCAAGAAGTTCGTCTTCAAATTCAACGATCTTCTCAATGACCTCAGTACGGAAGCGGTTTACTTCCTCTTGCATGTCATTGGGAACATCGGTGATTTCGAAATGGTCACCCATTCCGGACTGATCCCACATGTAAGCGCGGTTTTCCAATAGATCAACAACACCACGGAAAGTGTCTTCCATGCCGATTGGAACCTGCACAGGGATTGGGTTCGCGTTCAGCTTTTCTTTGATCGTCCCAAAGGACATCACAAAGTCAGCACCAACACGGTCCATTTTATTAACGAAGCAAATGCGGGGAACTTTATATTTGTCGGCTTGCTTCCAAACGGTTTCGGACTGAGGTTCAACCCCATTCACACCGTCGAAAACAGCGATCGCGCCATCCAATACACGCAAAGAACGCTCAACTTCAATAGTGAAGTCAACGTGGCCCGGAGTATCGATGATGTTGATTCTGTGATCTTTCCAGAACGCCATGGTCGCAGCAGAGGTGATAGTGATACCGCGCTCTTGCTCTTGAACCATCCAGTCCATGGTGGCATCACCATCATGGACCTCGCCGATTTTATGACTTTTACCTGTATAGTAAAGAATGCGTTCGGTGGTGGTCGTCTTACCGGCATCGATGTGAGCCATGATGCCGATATTACGAGTGTACTTGAGATCAGCTACAACTTTAGGATCTTTAGCTGACATCTGAACAGATTACCAATTGTAGTGAGAGAATGCCTTGTTGGATTCAGCCATTCTGTGAACGTCGTCTTTCTTCTTAATAGCATTTCCTCTATTATTGTACGCGTCCAAGAATTCGCCAGCCAAACGTTTCGCCATGTCTTTCTCACCGCGCTCGCGAGAGTACTCAACCAACCAACGCATAGCCAAAGCCAAACGACGGGATGGACGAACATCTACTGGAACTTGGTAAGTAGCACCACCTACACGGCGGGAGCGAACTTCGATAGAAGGCTTAACGTTCTCAAGAGCTTTTTTGAAAACTGCCAAAGGCTCTTCACCTTGAACTTTGCCTTCAAGCTCTTTCAAAGCACCGTAGAACAACTTTTGAGAAGTTGCTTTTCTACCTTGAATCATCATTTTATTGACGAACTTAGCAATTACTAGATCCTTGAAAACCGGATCTGGAATGATTTCTCTTTTAAAGGTCTTTTTACGACGTGACATCTCTCAATCCTTATTTCTTAGGTCTCTTAGTACCGTATTTAGAACGGGCGCGCAGACGACCGTTTACACCTTGAAGGTCCAATACCCCACGCACGATGTGGTAACGAACACCCGGCAAATCCTTCACACGACCACCGCGGATTAGTACAACGGAGTGCTCTTGAAGGTTATGGCCGATACCAGGGATGTAAGAGATAACTTCGAAGCCATTGGACAGACGAACTTTTGCTACTTTACGAAGAGCGGAGTTCGGCTTCTTTGGAGTCGTAGTATAAACACGAGTACAAACACCGCGACGCTGAGGACAAGAGTCCAAAGCTGGTGATTTTGTTTGGTTTTTTTGAACAGTACGCTCACTTTTGATGAGCTGATTAATTGTTGGCACTTTATATACCCCTTAAAAACAATTATGCGGTTCTGGACGCTGGAACTTACATTTCGGTGACGCCCAGGTCAAGACTTTGTTGTTAAAATTACATTTATCCATGAAAAGCGGCGTGAGGTCCCCAATCCATGAGCTTTTTACCCTACGCCGGCCTGTGAAGCCGGCGATCAGGTGGACTTACTTTAGCCTTGAGGCTGTACAGAAGACGTCATACCCGGCAATGCAACAAAGCCGATATCGTCATCTTCATGCACAGACACTTTCCAGCGTTTGTAAGATGTCAAACCAGTTCCCGCAGGAATCAGACGACCCATGATGATATTCTCTTTCAGGCCACGCAAATGGTCTGTACGAGAATTGATCGCTGCTTCCGTAAGAACTTTTGTAGTTTCCTGGAAGGACGCTGCTGAAATCCAGCTGTCGGTGCTCAAAGAAACTTTCGTAATACCAAGAAGAAGCGGGCTGCAAGTAGCAGGCTGGCCACCCTCTTTGTTAATACGATCGTTTTCTTCCATGTAAGCGTATCTTTCAACTTGCTCACCAGCCAGGAAGCGGCTGTCGCCGGCATCACGGATTTCTACTTTACGTAGCATCTGACGAACAATGACTTCGATATGCTTGTCATTGATACCAACCCCTTGAAGTCTGTAAACTTCTTGGATTTCATCTACAAGGTATGCAGACAAGGCTTTAGCACCCAGAACCGCCAGAATGTCATGAGGATTTGTTGGACCATCCATCAAAGCCTCACCGGCTCTTACGTACTCACCTTCTCTTACAGCAACGTGCTTACCTTTAGGGATGAGGTATTCTTTTTGCTCACCCACTTCAGGAGTTACGATCACACGTTGTTTACCCTTAACGTCTTTACCGAATGTCACATAACCATCGATCTCAGAGATGATAGCTGCTTCTTTCGGTTTACGAGCCTCAAACAATTCGGCAACGCGCGGAAGACCCCCGGTGATATCCTTCGTTTTCGAAGCTTCACGGTGCATCTTCGCGATTACGTCACCCGCATGCACTTCCTGTTGATCCGCAACAAGCAACTGAGCCCCAACTGGGATCAGGTAACGAGCCGGGATATCACGACCAGGAAGATTCAATGTTTTGCCAGCACCGTCCACAAGGAACACTGTTGGTTTAACATCGGAAGACTTGGATTCCATGATAACTTTGGTCGCGAAACCAGTTACCGCATCCACTTGCTCCTGCATTGTGGAACCTTCTTCGATATCCTGATATTGGATCTTCGCAGAAACCTCTGCGATGATTGGATTCGAATATGGATCCCATTCCGCAACAGTCTGACCTTTGGCAACTTTGTCGCCTTCTTTGAAGTTCAAAACAGCGCCGTATACGAGCTTGAAGTTTTCACGCTCACGACCCGCTTCGTCGATCACAAGAGCAGAACCGTTACGATTCATCACAGTCAGCTTGCCGTTACGGTTTGCCACTGCATGAACGTTTTGTAGTTTAATAACACCGTCATAACGGGATGTGTGAACAGATTGTTCAACCGCACGAGAAGCCGCACCACCCAAGTGGAACGTTCTCATCGTCAACTGGGTACCCGGCTCACCGATGGATTGAGCGGCAATGATACCCACTGTTTCACCCAGGTTCACAGTCGCACCACGGGACAAATCACGTCCGTAGCACTTCACGCAAACACCGCGTTTAGACTGACAGATAAGAGCAGAACGGATGTCGACTTTGTCGATACCACGGCCTTCGATGATCTTAACGTCATTTTCAGTGATTTCCTGATTAGCACGAACCACAACTTCGTTTGTCGCTGCATCAACAACGTCTTTCAAAGCTGTACGGCCCAGGATACGGTCACCGATGTTTTGTACGATCTCACCCGCTTCGTAAATCGGAGTGATTTCCAAACCATCTTCAACACCGCAATCGATCTCGGACACAACAACGTCCTGAGCAACGTCAACCAAACGACGAGTCAGGTAACCGGAGTTCGCTGTTTTCAATGCGGTATCGGCCAAACCTTTACGCGCACCGTGCGTGGAGATGAAGTACTGGATAACTGTCAAACCTTCACGGAAGTTTGCAGTGATCGGAGTCTCGATGATCTCACCGGAAGGTTTCGCCATCAGACCACGCATACCACCCAACTGACGGATCTGAGCTGCGGAACCACGGGCTCCGGAGTCAGCCATGATGTAAATTGGATTGAAGGAAGGACCCACAACCTCTTTGCCACCAACGTTGAATGTCTGCTTTTCGATCGCGTTCATACCTTCTTTGGCAATTTTGTCGGCAGTCTGCGCCCAGATGTCGACCACTTTATTGTAGCGCTCACCATCTGTGATCAAACCTTCGTCGTACTGCTGCTGGATCTCGGTAACTTGTTTTTCTGCGTCAGCGATCATCGGAGCTTTCGCCGCCGGGATCACCATGTCATCGATACCGATGGACATACCTGCTGCAGTTGAATACTTGAAGCCGTATTCCATGATCTTGTCAGCAAGGATGCAGGTCGCTTTTGCACCGGCAAGACGGAAAGTCTTGTCGATCAGGGCTGCGATCTGTTTTTTACCCATTGTCACGTTCACTTCGTTGAACGGAACTTCTTTAGGAACGATATCAGAAAGGATTGCACGACCCACTGTGGTCTCTTGCAGAGTTCCGTTGATACGAACCTTACATACCGCCTGAAGGTCTACCAGACCGGTTTCATAAGCGTATTGTGCTTCCTGAACGCTGGAGAAGGCTTTGCCTGATCCAAGCGCGCCTGGGCGCATACGAGTCAACCAGTACATACCCAACACGATATCCTGGGAAGGATTGATGATAGGTTTACCGTTGGCAGGAGAAAGGATGTTGTTCGTGGACATCATCAGAACGCGTGCTTCAACCTGGGATTCCACAGAAAGTGGAACGTGAACTGCCATTTGGTCACCGTCGAAGTCGGCATTGAACGCCGTACATACCAGCGGGTGCAACTGGATAGCTTTACCTTCGTGAAGAACAGGCTCGAACGCCTGGATACCAAGTCTGTGCAGGGTTGGCGCACGATTCAGAAGAACCGGGTGCTCTTTCACCACGTCAGCAAGGATATCCCATACTTCAACTGTTTCCTGATCAACCAAGCGCTTGGCTTGTTTGATAGTGGTCGCAAGACCTTTTTCTTCAAGTTTGTTGTAAACGAATGGTTTGAACAACTCGAGAGCCATTTTCTTCGGAAGACCGCACTGATGAAGTCTCAGAGTAGGTCCAACGGTGATAACGGAACGACCAGAGTAGTCTACACGTTTACCCAAAAGGTTTTGACGGAAACGACCCTGCTTACCTTTCAACATATCAGAAAGGGAGCGAAGAGGGCGTTTGTTCGGACCAGTGAAGGTCTTACCGCGACGACCGTTATCCAACAAAGCGTCCACTGCTTCTTGAAGCATGCGCTTTTCGTTTCGGATGATGATGTCTGGAGCGTTCAGCTCCTGAAGACGTTTCAAACGGTTGTTACGATTGATAACACGGCGGTACAGGTCATTCAGGTCAGACGTCGCGAAACGGCCACCATCAAGAGGTACCAATGGACGAAGATCAGGAGGAAGAACCGGAAGCGCTTCCAACATCATCCACTCTGGTTTGTTGATGGAACCTTTGAAGGCCTCAACAACGCGCAGGCGTTTAGTCAATTTTTTGATACCAGCTTCAGACTTGGTGTCTTTAACTTCCAGACGAAGTTTGCGGGAAAGGTATTCAGGATCGATTTTTTTCAAAAGATCACGAACTGCCTCGCCACCCATTCCGTATTTGAAGGATGGGCCGAACTCATTCAGAGCCGCTTGCAATGCTTCTTCAGTCAGTACCTGGCCTTCTTCCAATGTAGTTTCCATTGGATCGATAACCACGTGTGCTTCACAGTAAAGAACCTTTTCAACGTCTTTCAAAGAAAGATTCAAAAGGTTACCAATACGAGAAGGCAAAGAACGCAGGAACCAGATATGGGCTACTGGAGTTGCCAATTCGATGTGACCAAGACGCTCACGGCGAACCTTGGTCTGAGTCACTTCAACGCCGCACTTTTCACAGACGACGCCACGGTACTTCATACGTTTGTACTTACCGCACAAGCACTCGTAGTCCTTGATAGGACCGAAGATTTTCGCACAGAACAAGCCGTCACGTTCAGGCTTGAAAGTACG is from Bdellovibrio bacteriovorus str. Tiberius and encodes:
- the rpsG gene encoding 30S ribosomal protein S7, with amino-acid sequence MSRRKKTFKREIIPDPVFKDLVIAKFVNKMMIQGRKATSQKLFYGALKELEGKVQGEEPLAVFKKALENVKPSIEVRSRRVGGATYQVPVDVRPSRRLALAMRWLVEYSRERGEKDMAKRLAGEFLDAYNNRGNAIKKKDDVHRMAESNKAFSHYNW
- the fusA gene encoding elongation factor G, translating into MSAKDPKVVADLKYTRNIGIMAHIDAGKTTTTERILYYTGKSHKIGEVHDGDATMDWMVQEQERGITITSAATMAFWKDHRINIIDTPGHVDFTIEVERSLRVLDGAIAVFDGVNGVEPQSETVWKQADKYKVPRICFVNKMDRVGADFVMSFGTIKEKLNANPIPVQVPIGMEDTFRGVVDLLENRAYMWDQSGMGDHFEITDVPNDMQEEVNRFRTEVIEKIVEFEDELLEKYLNGEEVTVPELKRALRKGTLELKAFPVFCGAAFKNKGVQPLLDGVIDYLPSPLEVPAIVGHDPERPDKEIICKTEFDAHAAALAFKIANDPFAGTLTYIRVYSGEVKVGEQLLNPRTQKKERIQKLVKMHANSREEINSLKAGDIGAVIGLKFTGTGDTLCESSHAVVLEAITFPEPVISVAVEAKSSADQEKMLAGLAKLEKEDPSCRLRTDPETGQILLSGMGELHLEILVDRLLREHKIQANVGKPQVSYRETITAAAKAEHVYEREIAGETHFAKVSLSIEPISQADGIQFISKVAVSKEFTAPMLKAAESGFREASEVGPLASCSMLGIKGTLNSVEVRPDSSSEMAFKAAVSLAFRDAVKAASVELLEPIFKLEVTCPDDFVGNIVGDLNARRGKILAMNVKQGGGQVISAEAPLASLFGYATDVRSLSQGRASFSMEFLEYAIVPAKVKTDILHKMGRY
- the rpsL gene encoding 30S ribosomal protein S12, which encodes MPTINQLIKSERTVQKNQTKSPALDSCPQRRGVCTRVYTTTPKKPNSALRKVAKVRLSNGFEVISYIPGIGHNLQEHSVVLIRGGRVKDLPGVRYHIVRGVLDLQGVNGRLRARSKYGTKRPKK
- the rpoC gene encoding DNA-directed RNA polymerase subunit beta' gives rise to the protein MRDLLNFFDKPKDPLSFDAVRVSLASPEMIREWSFGEVKKPETINYRTFKPERDGLFCAKIFGPIKDYECLCGKYKRMKYRGVVCEKCGVEVTQTKVRRERLGHIELATPVAHIWFLRSLPSRIGNLLNLSLKDVEKVLYCEAHVVIDPMETTLEEGQVLTEEALQAALNEFGPSFKYGMGGEAVRDLLKKIDPEYLSRKLRLEVKDTKSEAGIKKLTKRLRVVEAFKGSINKPEWMMLEALPVLPPDLRPLVPLDGGRFATSDLNDLYRRVINRNNRLKRLQELNAPDIIIRNEKRMLQEAVDALLDNGRRGKTFTGPNKRPLRSLSDMLKGKQGRFRQNLLGKRVDYSGRSVITVGPTLRLHQCGLPKKMALELFKPFVYNKLEEKGLATTIKQAKRLVDQETVEVWDILADVVKEHPVLLNRAPTLHRLGIQAFEPVLHEGKAIQLHPLVCTAFNADFDGDQMAVHVPLSVESQVEARVLMMSTNNILSPANGKPIINPSQDIVLGMYWLTRMRPGALGSGKAFSSVQEAQYAYETGLVDLQAVCKVRINGTLQETTVGRAILSDIVPKEVPFNEVNVTMGKKQIAALIDKTFRLAGAKATCILADKIMEYGFKYSTAAGMSIGIDDMVIPAAKAPMIADAEKQVTEIQQQYDEGLITDGERYNKVVDIWAQTADKIAKEGMNAIEKQTFNVGGKEVVGPSFNPIYIMADSGARGSAAQIRQLGGMRGLMAKPSGEIIETPITANFREGLTVIQYFISTHGARKGLADTALKTANSGYLTRRLVDVAQDVVVSEIDCGVEDGLEITPIYEAGEIVQNIGDRILGRTALKDVVDAATNEVVVRANQEITENDVKIIEGRGIDKVDIRSALICQSKRGVCVKCYGRDLSRGATVNLGETVGIIAAQSIGEPGTQLTMRTFHLGGAASRAVEQSVHTSRYDGVIKLQNVHAVANRNGKLTVMNRNGSALVIDEAGRERENFKLVYGAVLNFKEGDKVAKGQTVAEWDPYSNPIIAEVSAKIQYQDIEEGSTMQEQVDAVTGFATKVIMESKSSDVKPTVFLVDGAGKTLNLPGRDIPARYLIPVGAQLLVADQQEVHAGDVIAKMHREASKTKDITGGLPRVAELFEARKPKEAAIISEIDGYVTFGKDVKGKQRVIVTPEVGEQKEYLIPKGKHVAVREGEYVRAGEALMDGPTNPHDILAVLGAKALSAYLVDEIQEVYRLQGVGINDKHIEVIVRQMLRKVEIRDAGDSRFLAGEQVERYAYMEENDRINKEGGQPATCSPLLLGITKVSLSTDSWISAASFQETTKVLTEAAINSRTDHLRGLKENIIMGRLIPAGTGLTSYKRWKVSVHEDDDIGFVALPGMTSSVQPQG